The following are from one region of the Escherichia sp. E4742 genome:
- a CDS encoding multidrug effflux MFS transporter yields the protein MARVSLSWALILGLLAGIGPMCTDLYLPALPEMSEQLAATTTITQLTLTASLIGLGVGQLLFGLLSDKIGRKRPLILSLLLFIVSSILCATTNNIYWLVVWRFIQGIAGAGGSVLSRSIARDKYQGVTLTQFFALLMTVNGLAPVLSPVLGGYIVSAFDWRILFWVMAGISTVLLLGCLLFINETLPENKRGSSLLLTGRSVVQNRRFMRFCLIQSFMLAGLFAYIGSSSFVLQKEFGFSPMQFSLVFGLNGIGLIIASWIFSRLAQRINAMNLLRGGLVAAILCASLTVLCAWLQLPIPALVALFFTIAFCSGIGTVGGAEAMSAVGTQESGTASALMGMSMFVFGGIAAPLSGLGGETLLKMSLAITVCYTLALLVALTRIGNQK from the coding sequence ATGGCTAGAGTCTCTCTTTCATGGGCGTTGATTCTTGGTCTTTTAGCCGGTATCGGCCCGATGTGTACCGATCTTTATTTGCCTGCTTTGCCGGAGATGTCTGAGCAACTGGCGGCAACCACGACCATAACGCAATTAACGCTGACCGCATCACTGATCGGTCTTGGCGTCGGACAACTGTTATTTGGCCTTCTGAGCGACAAAATAGGGCGTAAACGTCCGTTAATCTTGTCGTTGTTATTGTTTATTGTTTCCTCCATTTTGTGCGCGACAACTAACAATATTTACTGGTTAGTAGTATGGCGTTTTATTCAGGGGATCGCCGGGGCTGGTGGTTCGGTGCTTTCCCGCTCTATTGCTCGTGACAAATATCAGGGAGTCACGCTGACCCAGTTCTTTGCGCTGTTAATGACGGTGAATGGCCTGGCACCGGTGTTGTCGCCAGTGTTGGGCGGTTACATTGTCAGCGCCTTTGACTGGCGTATTTTATTCTGGGTGATGGCAGGAATTAGCACTGTACTGTTGTTGGGGTGCCTGTTGTTTATCAATGAGACGTTGCCAGAAAATAAAAGGGGCTCATCATTGCTATTAACCGGACGAAGCGTGGTGCAGAACCGCCGTTTTATGCGCTTTTGCCTGATACAAAGTTTTATGCTGGCAGGCTTGTTTGCGTACATCGGCTCTTCGTCGTTCGTGTTGCAGAAAGAATTTGGCTTTAGTCCAATGCAATTTAGCCTGGTGTTTGGCCTTAACGGCATCGGACTTATCATCGCTTCATGGATCTTCTCACGGCTGGCTCAACGGATTAACGCGATGAATTTGTTGAGAGGCGGCCTGGTAGCGGCGATTCTGTGTGCATCGCTCACTGTCTTGTGTGCATGGTTGCAGTTACCCATTCCGGCACTGGTGGCATTATTTTTCACTATCGCATTTTGTAGCGGCATAGGCACTGTTGGTGGGGCAGAGGCTATGAGTGCAGTAGGGACACAAGAATCAGGAACGGCATCTGCGTTGATGGGGATGAGCATGTTTGTCTTCGGCGGTATAGCCGCGCCATTGTCGGGGCTTGGTGGGGAAACGCTGTTAAAAATGAGCCTGGCAATTACGGTGTGTTATACGCTGGCATTGCTGGTTGCTCTCACCAGAATCGGCAATCAGAAGTAA
- a CDS encoding efflux RND transporter periplasmic adaptor subunit: protein MKYIATSVVAMLLLSGCDNTQNNNSSPSETEVGVVTLKSQPVSVVSELTGRTSAALSAEVRPQVGGIIQKRLFTEGDLVKAGQPLYQIDAASYRAAWNEARAALQQAQALVKADCQKAQRYARLVKDNGVSQQDADDAQSTCAQDKASVEAKKAALETARINLDWTTVTAPISGRIGISSVTPGALVTASQDTALTTIRGLDTMYVDLTRSSVDLLRLRKQSLATNSDTMSVSLILEDGTTYSEKGRLELTEVAVDESTDSVTLRAIFPNPQQQLLPGMFVRARVDEGVMEDAILAPQQGVTRDAKGNATALVVNKDNKVEQRTLETGETYGDKWLVLNGLHNGDRLIVEGSAKVTSGQTVKAVEVQANGGNA from the coding sequence ATGAAGTATATAGCAACGTCTGTAGTGGCAATGCTGCTCTTATCTGGTTGTGATAATACGCAAAATAACAATTCATCCCCGTCGGAAACAGAAGTGGGCGTTGTTACGCTCAAATCTCAACCGGTTTCGGTAGTCAGTGAATTAACCGGGCGCACCAGTGCGGCACTCAGTGCTGAAGTACGTCCGCAGGTTGGGGGAATTATCCAGAAACGCCTATTTACTGAAGGCGATTTAGTTAAGGCCGGACAACCATTGTACCAAATTGATGCGGCCAGTTATCGGGCGGCATGGAATGAAGCCCGGGCCGCATTACAACAGGCACAGGCACTGGTAAAAGCCGATTGCCAGAAAGCGCAGCGTTATGCCCGACTGGTGAAAGATAACGGTGTATCACAACAGGATGCTGATGATGCTCAGTCTACCTGCGCACAAGATAAAGCCAGTGTTGAGGCGAAAAAAGCCGCACTGGAAACCGCGCGCATTAATCTTGACTGGACCACGGTAACCGCGCCGATATCGGGGCGTATTGGCATTTCGTCGGTGACGCCTGGCGCACTGGTGACCGCGTCGCAGGATACGGCGTTAACGACTATTCGTGGTCTGGATACAATGTATGTCGACCTCACTCGTTCCAGTGTCGATTTATTACGTCTGCGCAAACAGTCACTGGCGACCAACAGTGACACCATGAGCGTCTCACTTATTCTGGAAGATGGCACAACCTACAGCGAAAAAGGGCGTCTGGAACTCACCGAAGTCGCTGTGGATGAGTCTACCGACTCGGTGACATTACGGGCGATTTTCCCCAATCCACAACAACAGTTATTACCAGGCATGTTTGTTCGCGCTCGTGTCGATGAAGGCGTGATGGAAGACGCTATTCTCGCGCCTCAACAGGGCGTCACGCGCGATGCTAAAGGCAATGCAACTGCGCTGGTGGTGAATAAAGACAATAAAGTAGAGCAGCGAACGCTCGAAACGGGAGAAACGTATGGTGATAAATGGTTGGTGTTGAACGGCCTGCATAACGGCGACCGACTGATTGTTGAAGGTTCCGCCAAAGTAACTTCAGGGCAGACCGTCAAGGCTGTTGAAGTTCAGGCTAATGGAGGCAACGCCTGA
- the sapC gene encoding peptide ABC transporter permease SapC, translated as MPYDSVYSEKRPPGTLRTAWRKFYGDAAAMVGLYGCAGLAVLCIFGSWFAPYGIDQQFLGYQLLPPSWSRYGEVSFFLGTDDLGRDVLSRLLSGAAPTVGGAFVVTLAATICGLVLGTFAGATHGLRSAVLNHILDTLLAIPSLLLAIIVVAFAGPSLSHAMFAVWLALLPRMVRSIYSMVHDELEKEYVIAARLDGATTLNILWFAVLPNITAGLVTEITRALSMAILDIAALGFLDLGAQLPSPEWGAMLGDALELIYVAPWTVMLPGAAIMISVLLVNLLGDGVRRAIIAGVE; from the coding sequence ATGCCTTACGATAGCGTATACAGCGAGAAGCGCCCGCCGGGCACGCTGCGTACTGCCTGGCGCAAATTCTATGGAGACGCCGCTGCGATGGTCGGCCTGTACGGCTGCGCGGGGCTGGCGGTGCTGTGTATTTTTGGTAGCTGGTTTGCGCCTTACGGCATCGACCAGCAATTTCTTGGTTATCAATTGTTGCCGCCGTCATGGTCACGCTATGGCGAAGTCTCGTTTTTCCTTGGGACCGACGACCTGGGACGCGACGTTTTAAGCCGTTTATTGAGTGGCGCAGCACCTACCGTGGGGGGCGCATTTGTGGTGACGCTCGCCGCGACGATCTGTGGTCTGGTACTTGGCACCTTCGCCGGTGCAACGCACGGTCTGCGGTCAGCGGTGCTAAACCATATTCTGGATACTTTGCTGGCGATTCCGTCCCTGCTGTTGGCAATTATCGTAGTGGCATTTGCCGGACCGAGTTTGTCACATGCCATGTTTGCCGTCTGGCTGGCGCTACTGCCGCGTATGGTGCGTTCGATTTACAGCATGGTGCATGACGAACTGGAAAAAGAGTACGTTATCGCCGCCCGTCTGGATGGCGCAACGACGCTGAATATTCTCTGGTTTGCTGTTTTACCTAACATCACTGCCGGACTGGTCACCGAGATCACCCGTGCACTGTCAATGGCAATTCTTGACATTGCCGCGCTGGGCTTTCTTGACCTCGGCGCGCAACTGCCCTCGCCTGAATGGGGGGCGATGCTTGGTGATGCGCTGGAACTTATTTATGTCGCCCCGTGGACCGTCATGCTGCCTGGTGCGGCAATTATGATTAGCGTGTTGTTGGTTAACCTCCTTGGCGATGGCGTTCGTCGTGCGATTATTGCGGGGGTGGAATAA
- the sapD gene encoding peptide ABC transporter ATP-binding protein SapD, whose translation MPLLDIRNLTIEFKTGDEWVKAVDRVSMTLNEGEIRGLVGESGSGKSLIAKAICGVNKDNWRVTADRMRFDDIDLLRLSARERRKLVGHNVSMIFQEPQSCLDPSERVGRQLMQNIPAWTYKGRWWQRFGWRKRRAIELLHRVGIKDHKDAMRSFPYELTEGECQKVMIAIALANQPRLLIADEPTNSMEPTTQAQIFRLLTRLNQNSNTTILLISHDLQMLSQWADKINVLYCGQTVETAPSKELVTMPHHPYTQALIRAIPDFGSAMPHKSRLNTLPGAIPLLEQLPIGCRLGPRCPYAQRECIVTPRLMGAKNHLYACHFPLNMEKE comes from the coding sequence ATGCCATTACTGGATATTCGTAACCTGACCATTGAATTTAAAACCGGTGATGAGTGGGTTAAAGCCGTCGACCGCGTGAGTATGACCTTAAACGAGGGCGAAATCCGTGGACTTGTTGGCGAATCCGGCTCCGGCAAAAGTTTGATTGCGAAAGCGATTTGTGGGGTTAATAAAGATAACTGGCGTGTTACCGCTGACCGAATGCGTTTTGATGATATCGATTTGCTGCGTCTTTCCGCACGCGAACGGCGCAAACTGGTTGGACACAACGTGTCGATGATCTTTCAGGAACCGCAATCGTGTCTTGATCCATCGGAACGTGTGGGTCGCCAGTTGATGCAGAACATCCCGGCCTGGACCTATAAAGGCCGTTGGTGGCAGCGTTTTGGCTGGCGAAAACGTCGTGCCATTGAGTTGCTACACCGCGTGGGGATTAAAGATCACAAAGATGCGATGCGCAGTTTTCCCTATGAGTTGACCGAAGGTGAATGTCAGAAAGTGATGATAGCCATTGCACTGGCGAATCAACCGCGTCTGCTGATTGCCGACGAACCGACCAACTCGATGGAGCCAACAACGCAGGCGCAAATTTTCCGCCTGTTGACGCGTCTCAACCAAAACAGCAACACCACTATTTTGCTTATCAGCCATGACTTACAAATGCTTAGCCAATGGGCGGATAAAATCAACGTGCTTTATTGTGGCCAGACAGTGGAAACCGCGCCAAGTAAGGAACTGGTGACAATGCCACATCATCCTTATACCCAGGCACTAATCCGTGCAATACCGGACTTTGGCAGTGCGATGCCGCATAAAAGCCGCCTCAATACCCTGCCGGGCGCAATCCCGCTGCTGGAACAATTACCGATTGGTTGTCGTCTGGGGCCGCGTTGCCCTTATGCACAACGAGAATGCATTGTGACGCCACGTTTGATGGGGGCGAAAAATCATCTCTATGCCTGTCATTTCCCGCTGAACATGGAGAAAGAGTGA
- a CDS encoding efflux RND transporter permease subunit has translation MFSRFFVRRPVFAWVIAILIMLAGILAIRTLPVAQYPDVAPPTIRISATYTGASAETLENSVTQVIEQQLTGLDNLLYFSSTSSSDGSVSINVTFEQGTDPDTAQVQVQNKIQQAESRLPSEVQQTGVTVEKSQSNFLLIAAVYDTTDKATSSDIADWLVSNLQDPLARVEGVGSLQVFGAEYAMRIWLDPAKLASYSLMPSDVQSAIEAQNVQVTAGKIGALPSSNTQQLTATVRAQSRLQTVEQFKNIIVKSQSDGAVVRIKDVARVEMGSEDYNAISKLNGHPAAGVAVMLSPGANALNTATLVKDKIAEFQRNMPQGYDIAYPKDSTEFIKISVEDVIQTLFEAIVLVVCVMYLFLQNLRATLIPALAVPVVLLGTFGVLALFGYSINTLTLFAMVLAIGLLVDDAIVVVENVERIMRDEGLPAREATEKSMGEISGALVAIALVLSAVFLPMAFFGGSTGVIYRQFSITIISAMLLSVVVALTLTPALCGSVLQHVPPHKKGFFGAFNRFYRRTEDKYQRGVIYVLRRAARTMGVYVVLGGGMALMMWKLPGSFLPTEDQGEIMVQYTLPAGATAARTAEVNRQIVDWFLVNEKANTDVIFTVDGFSFSGSGQNTGMAFVSLKNWSQRKGAENTAQAIALRATKELGAIRDATVFAMTPPAVDGLGHSNGFTFELMASGATDRETLLQMRNQLIEQANQSPDLISVRANDLPQMPQLQVDIDNNKAVSLGLSLSDVTDTLASAWGGTYVNDFIDRGRVKKVYIQGDSEFRSAPSDLGKWFVRGSDNAMTPFSAFATTRWIYGPEKLVRYNGSAAYEIQGENASGFSSGDAMAKMEALANNLPAGTTWAWSGLSLQEKLASGQALSLYAVSILVVFLCLAALYESWSVPFSVILVIPLGLLGAALAAWMRNLNNDVYFQVALLTTIGLSSKNAILIVEFAEAAVAEGYSLSRAALRAAQTRLRPIIMTSLAFIAGVMPLAMATGAGANSRIAIGTGIIGGTLTATLLAIFFVPLFFVLVKRLFAGKPRRQE, from the coding sequence ATGTTTTCGCGCTTTTTTGTTCGCAGACCCGTCTTTGCCTGGGTTATCGCAATCTTGATTATGTTGGCGGGTATTCTGGCCATTCGCACATTACCCGTCGCGCAATATCCTGACGTTGCACCGCCGACCATTAGAATTTCAGCCACTTATACCGGAGCTTCAGCCGAAACGCTGGAAAACAGCGTAACTCAGGTTATTGAGCAACAACTTACCGGGCTGGATAATTTGCTCTACTTCAGCTCCACCAGTAGTTCGGATGGCTCAGTCAGTATTAACGTGACGTTTGAACAAGGCACGGACCCTGATACCGCGCAGGTGCAGGTACAAAATAAAATACAGCAGGCGGAGTCACGTTTACCGAGCGAAGTGCAGCAAACCGGCGTCACAGTGGAGAAATCACAAAGCAACTTTTTGCTGATTGCTGCCGTGTATGACACTACCGATAAAGCGACCAGTTCCGATATTGCTGACTGGCTGGTGAGTAATCTTCAGGACCCGCTGGCGCGTGTTGAAGGCGTAGGTAGTCTGCAAGTTTTTGGGGCTGAATATGCTATGCGCATCTGGCTTGACCCCGCCAAACTGGCCTCATACTCGCTGATGCCTTCAGACGTGCAAAGTGCTATCGAAGCGCAAAACGTGCAGGTTACTGCCGGGAAAATCGGCGCTTTACCGTCATCGAACACGCAACAATTGACGGCAACAGTTCGTGCTCAGTCACGCCTGCAAACCGTTGAGCAATTTAAAAATATCATTGTTAAAAGCCAGTCCGACGGCGCAGTTGTTCGCATAAAAGATGTGGCTCGCGTCGAGATGGGTAGCGAAGATTATAACGCCATCAGTAAGTTGAACGGTCATCCGGCCGCAGGGGTAGCCGTGATGCTCTCTCCGGGGGCGAATGCGCTGAATACGGCGACGCTGGTCAAGGATAAAATCGCAGAGTTTCAGCGGAACATGCCGCAGGGATACGACATCGCATACCCGAAAGACAGTACTGAATTTATTAAAATCTCCGTAGAGGACGTAATTCAGACACTGTTTGAAGCCATCGTACTGGTGGTTTGCGTGATGTATTTATTCCTGCAAAACCTGCGCGCCACGCTGATTCCGGCATTAGCCGTGCCGGTCGTTTTGCTGGGGACGTTTGGCGTCCTTGCGTTGTTTGGCTATTCGATTAATACCCTTACCTTGTTTGCAATGGTGCTGGCGATCGGCTTGCTGGTGGACGATGCCATTGTGGTGGTGGAGAACGTCGAACGCATTATGCGTGACGAAGGGTTGCCCGCGCGTGAAGCCACGGAAAAATCAATGGGCGAGATTTCTGGCGCACTGGTTGCTATTGCGCTGGTGTTGTCAGCCGTATTCCTGCCGATGGCCTTCTTTGGAGGATCTACGGGAGTAATTTATCGTCAGTTTTCGATAACCATTATCTCCGCAATGCTGCTTTCCGTGGTGGTGGCATTGACCTTGACTCCCGCGCTGTGCGGTTCCGTCCTCCAGCATGTTCCGCCGCATAAAAAAGGCTTTTTCGGCGCATTTAACCGCTTTTACCGCCGTACTGAAGATAAATATCAGCGAGGCGTAATTTATGTCCTGCGCCGTGCTGCCCGAACAATGGGTGTTTATGTCGTGCTGGGTGGCGGAATGGCCCTGATGATGTGGAAACTGCCGGGCAGTTTCTTACCCACTGAAGACCAGGGCGAAATCATGGTGCAGTACACGCTGCCAGCTGGGGCGACCGCCGCTCGTACAGCAGAAGTAAACCGCCAGATTGTTGACTGGTTCCTGGTAAACGAAAAAGCAAACACCGATGTCATTTTTACCGTTGATGGTTTTAGTTTCAGTGGTAGCGGACAGAACACCGGGATGGCGTTTGTCTCGTTGAAAAACTGGTCACAACGTAAAGGCGCTGAAAATACCGCCCAGGCCATTGCCTTACGGGCAACCAAAGAGTTGGGGGCAATTCGTGATGCTACGGTGTTTGCCATGACGCCGCCTGCGGTTGATGGTCTGGGGCATAGCAATGGCTTTACGTTTGAATTAATGGCAAGTGGTGCGACTGACCGCGAAACCTTACTTCAAATGCGTAATCAGTTGATTGAACAGGCTAATCAAAGCCCTGATCTGATTTCTGTACGTGCCAATGACCTGCCGCAAATGCCGCAATTGCAGGTAGATATTGATAACAATAAAGCCGTATCGCTGGGTTTGAGCTTAAGCGATGTCACCGACACGCTGGCCAGCGCGTGGGGCGGTACTTATGTGAATGACTTTATTGACCGTGGTCGTGTGAAAAAAGTCTACATTCAGGGCGACAGTGAGTTTCGTTCTGCGCCGTCAGACTTAGGGAAATGGTTTGTGCGCGGGAGCGATAACGCCATGACGCCGTTCTCTGCTTTTGCCACTACGCGTTGGATCTACGGCCCGGAAAAACTGGTGCGCTACAACGGTTCTGCGGCTTATGAAATTCAGGGGGAAAATGCGAGCGGTTTTAGTTCTGGCGACGCGATGGCAAAAATGGAAGCTCTGGCAAACAACCTTCCGGCAGGAACAACCTGGGCCTGGAGTGGCTTGTCATTGCAGGAAAAACTGGCCAGCGGTCAGGCACTGAGTCTGTATGCGGTCTCTATTCTGGTGGTTTTCCTCTGCCTTGCAGCACTGTACGAAAGCTGGTCAGTCCCGTTCTCGGTCATTCTGGTGATCCCGTTGGGGCTACTTGGTGCGGCGCTGGCGGCCTGGATGCGTAATTTAAACAACGATGTTTACTTCCAGGTGGCGCTATTAACCACCATCGGTTTGTCGTCGAAAAACGCCATTCTGATTGTGGAATTTGCTGAAGCGGCGGTGGCTGAGGGCTATTCCCTGAGTCGGGCGGCATTACGCGCGGCGCAGACTCGTCTACGCCCAATCATCATGACCTCGCTGGCGTTTATTGCGGGGGTAATGCCGCTGGCGATGGCAACCGGCGCAGGTGCGAACAGCCGTATCGCCATTGGTACGGGCATTATTGGCGGTACGCTGACCGCTACGTTGCTGGCTATTTTCTTTGTTCCTCTGTTTTTTGTCCTGGTTAAACGTTTGTTTGCCGGTAAACCGCGCCGTCAGGAGTAA
- a CDS encoding efflux transporter outer membrane subunit — MLRRSLIFLVLLSAGCVSLDPHYSTPDSPIPATLPGAQGQGKAISHDWQQVIHDPRLQQVVTIALNSNRDMQKAIADIDSARALYGQTNASLFPTVNAALSSTRSRSLANGTGTTAEADGTVSSFTLDLFGRNQSLSRAARETWLASEFTAQNTRLTLIAEISTAWLTLAADNSNLALAKETMASAENSLKIIQRQQQVGTAAATDVSEAMSVYQQARASVASYQTQVMQDKNALNLLAGTTLAENLLPGTLESLPEQLISLVPAGMSSDVLLRRPDIQEAEHNLKSANGDIGAARANFFPTISLTASAGVGSDALSSLFSHGMQVWSFAPSVTLPLFTGGSNLAQLRYAEAQKRGLIATYEKTVQSAFKDVANALARRTTLEEQLDAQRQYVKAEQQTVDVGLRRYQAGVGDYLTVLTAQRSLWSAQQELLALQLTDFTNRITIWQSLGGGMSSLK, encoded by the coding sequence ATGTTGCGTCGTTCTCTTATTTTTCTGGTGCTGTTGAGTGCGGGATGTGTCTCGCTCGATCCTCACTACAGCACGCCTGATTCCCCAATCCCGGCGACCTTGCCGGGAGCACAGGGCCAGGGAAAGGCAATCAGCCATGACTGGCAGCAGGTGATCCACGATCCCCGATTGCAGCAGGTGGTGACCATTGCTCTGAACAGTAACCGCGATATGCAAAAAGCGATAGCTGATATTGACTCAGCACGGGCGCTATATGGGCAAACTAATGCGTCGTTATTCCCGACGGTGAATGCGGCCTTAAGTTCGACCCGCAGTCGTTCGCTGGCGAATGGTACGGGAACCACTGCCGAGGCGGATGGCACGGTGTCCAGTTTTACGTTAGATCTGTTTGGTCGTAATCAGAGTTTGTCACGGGCGGCGCGAGAAACCTGGCTTGCCAGTGAATTTACAGCCCAGAACACCCGTTTAACGCTGATTGCTGAAATCAGCACCGCCTGGCTGACCCTGGCGGCTGATAACAGTAATCTGGCCCTGGCAAAAGAAACGATGGCCAGTGCAGAAAACTCATTGAAAATTATCCAGCGCCAGCAACAGGTTGGCACGGCGGCAGCGACAGATGTCAGTGAGGCGATGAGTGTTTATCAGCAAGCGCGCGCCAGCGTTGCCAGCTATCAGACACAAGTGATGCAGGATAAAAATGCGCTGAACTTACTGGCAGGTACAACGCTTGCGGAAAATCTGCTACCGGGAACACTGGAAAGCCTGCCGGAACAGCTGATAAGCCTGGTTCCTGCGGGAATGTCATCTGACGTTCTGCTGCGTCGCCCGGATATCCAGGAAGCGGAACATAATCTGAAAAGCGCCAATGGCGATATTGGCGCCGCGCGGGCTAACTTTTTCCCGACGATTTCGCTGACTGCAAGTGCTGGCGTCGGCAGTGACGCATTGTCATCGCTGTTCAGCCACGGAATGCAGGTCTGGTCATTTGCGCCATCGGTAACATTACCGCTGTTCACCGGCGGTAGTAATCTGGCGCAGCTTCGTTACGCAGAAGCACAAAAGCGCGGGCTCATTGCCACCTATGAGAAAACCGTTCAGAGCGCGTTTAAAGATGTTGCTAACGCACTGGCGCGGCGGACCACGCTTGAAGAGCAACTGGATGCACAGCGCCAGTATGTTAAAGCTGAACAACAAACGGTCGATGTTGGCCTGCGTCGTTACCAGGCGGGTGTTGGTGATTACCTGACCGTGTTGACGGCACAGCGCAGCTTGTGGAGCGCACAGCAGGAGCTGCTGGCATTGCAACTGACTGATTTTACGAACCGGATCACGATCTGGCAGTCGCTGGGCGGCGGCATGTCATCACTCAAGTAA
- the sapF gene encoding peptide ABC transporter ATP-binding protein SapF, giving the protein MIETLLEVRNLSKTFRYRTGWFRRQTVEAVKPLSFTLRERQTLAIIGENGSGKSTLAKMLAGMIEPTSGELLIDDHPLHFGDYSFRSQRIRMIFQDPSTSLNPRQRISQILDFPLRLNTDLEPEQRRKQIIETMRMVGLLPDHVSYYPHMLAPGQKQRLGLARALILRPKVIIADEALASLDMSMRSQLINLMLELQEKQGISYIYVTQHIGMMKHISDQVLVMHQGEVVERGSTADVLASPLHELTKRLISGHFGEALTADAWRKDR; this is encoded by the coding sequence ATGATAGAAACTCTGCTCGAAGTGCGTAATTTAAGCAAAACGTTCCGCTACAGGACCGGTTGGTTTCGCCGCCAGACAGTAGAAGCGGTAAAACCATTGAGCTTTACGCTGCGTGAACGCCAGACACTGGCGATTATTGGTGAGAACGGTTCCGGTAAATCGACGCTGGCAAAGATGCTGGCAGGAATGATTGAGCCAACCAGCGGCGAGTTATTGATTGACGATCATCCGCTGCATTTTGGCGATTATTCCTTCCGAAGCCAGCGTATTCGCATGATATTTCAGGATCCGTCCACCTCGTTGAATCCGCGTCAACGTATTTCGCAGATCCTTGATTTTCCACTGCGTTTGAACACAGACCTGGAACCGGAACAGCGCCGGAAACAGATAATTGAAACAATGCGTATGGTCGGTCTGCTGCCGGATCACGTCAGTTACTACCCGCATATGTTGGCACCCGGGCAAAAACAGCGTCTGGGGCTGGCGCGAGCGCTGATATTGCGCCCAAAAGTGATTATTGCCGATGAAGCCCTCGCCTCGCTGGATATGTCGATGCGTTCGCAGCTAATTAACCTGATGCTGGAGCTACAAGAGAAACAGGGTATTTCTTATATTTATGTTACCCAACATATCGGAATGATGAAGCACATCAGCGACCAGGTGCTGGTCATGCATCAGGGAGAAGTTGTCGAACGCGGTAGCACTGCGGATGTGTTGGCATCGCCGCTGCACGAACTCACCAAACGGCTTATTTCCGGCCACTTTGGCGAAGCGTTGACGGCGGATGCGTGGCGTAAAGATCGTTAA
- the sapB gene encoding putrescine export ABC transporter permease SapB has product MIIFTLRRILLLIVTLFLLTFVGFSLSYFTPHAPLQGASLWNAWVFWFNGLIHWDFGVSSINGQPIAEQLKEVFPATMELCILAFGFALIVGIPVGMIAGITRHKWQDNLINAIALLGFSIPVFWLALLLTLFCSLTLGWLPVSGRFDLLYEVKPITGFALIDAWLSDSPWRDEMIMSALRHMVLPVITLSVAPTTEVIRLMRISTIEVYDQNYVKAAATRGLSRFTILRRHVLHNALPPVIPRLGLQFSTMLTLAMITEMVFSWPGLGRWLINAIRQQDYAAISAGVMVCGSLVIIINVISDILGAMANPLKHKEWYALR; this is encoded by the coding sequence ATGATTATCTTCACCTTACGTCGTATTTTGTTATTAATCGTCACCTTATTCCTGCTGACCTTTGTTGGCTTCAGTTTGAGCTATTTCACGCCACACGCGCCGTTACAAGGCGCGTCACTATGGAATGCCTGGGTGTTCTGGTTTAATGGACTGATCCACTGGGATTTTGGAGTTTCCAGCATTAACGGCCAGCCTATTGCCGAACAGTTAAAAGAAGTCTTTCCGGCAACGATGGAGTTGTGCATCCTCGCCTTCGGTTTTGCGCTGATTGTCGGGATCCCGGTGGGCATGATTGCCGGGATTACACGCCATAAGTGGCAGGATAACTTGATCAACGCCATCGCCTTGCTGGGCTTTTCCATCCCGGTGTTCTGGCTGGCGCTTCTGTTGACGCTGTTTTGTTCACTCACGCTAGGTTGGCTGCCCGTTTCAGGGCGTTTCGATCTGCTCTATGAAGTGAAACCGATTACCGGCTTTGCGTTAATTGATGCCTGGCTTTCGGACTCACCGTGGCGGGACGAAATGATCATGAGCGCACTTCGCCATATGGTGCTACCGGTGATTACCCTGTCGGTTGCGCCAACAACTGAAGTGATCCGATTGATGCGTATCAGCACCATCGAAGTCTATGACCAAAACTATGTGAAAGCGGCGGCAACTCGCGGTTTGTCGCGCTTTACTATTTTGCGTCGCCACGTGCTGCATAACGCGTTACCTCCGGTTATTCCTCGCCTGGGCTTGCAGTTTTCCACCATGCTGACGCTGGCGATGATCACCGAAATGGTTTTTAGCTGGCCGGGTTTAGGGCGCTGGTTAATTAACGCCATCCGCCAGCAGGATTACGCAGCCATTTCCGCCGGAGTGATGGTGTGCGGTTCATTGGTCATTATTATTAACGTGATATCTGATATTTTGGGTGCCATGGCTAACCCTCTGAAACATAAGGAATGGTATGCCTTACGATAG